A genomic region of Arachis hypogaea cultivar Tifrunner chromosome 5, arahy.Tifrunner.gnm2.J5K5, whole genome shotgun sequence contains the following coding sequences:
- the LOC112802273 gene encoding uncharacterized protein, protein MILNHVGAGFRYLDPGRPDPNDGIRVFLPHFYRRRVSLPCPAAFHGVHLESKCEKRRSICTADELHRVPVSNSGWNLALWRYLPSPKAPMRNHPLLLLSGVATNAIGYDLSPDSSFARYMSAQGFDTWTLEVRGAGLSTHGDNLEEDPAISGGKNSASSSRTLGFSNLGASLDTEGTQLERGEPEVVAKFEELRQTTNLMDIFPRIFDRLKDILEGQQLLNYRERFTANLEEFQKQVKLVAKHEWDFDHYLEEDVPAAMEYIKAQCQPRDGKLLAIGHSMGGILLYAMLSRSGFDGQDPRLASVVTLASSLDYTPSRSSLKLLLPLAKPAQALNVPVIPVGPLMATAYPFANFPPYMLSWLKSQISAQDMMNQKLFDRLVLNNFCTVPSKLLLQLTTAFQKGGLRDRNGTFYYKDHLGKSKVPVLAVAGDQDLICPPEAVYDTAKLFPKDLVTYKVFGEPGGPHYGHYDLVGSHLVYPCITEFLIQHDMP, encoded by the exons ATGATTCTTAACCACGTTGGCGCCGGATTTCGTTACCTCGACCCGGGTCGACCCGATCCTAATGACGGGATCCGAGTCTTTCTTCCGCATTTCTACCGCCGAAGAGTATCTCTGCCGTGTCCGGCAGCGTTCCACGGCGTGCATTTGGAGAGCAAATGCGAGAAGCGAAGGTCGATATGCACCGCCGACGAGCTCCACCGCGTCCCTGTTTCCAACTCCGGTTGGAATCTCGCTCTGTGGCGCTACCTTCCTTCACCAAAG gcACCGATGAGGAATCACCCGCTTCTGTTGTTGTCAGGGGTTGCAACCAATGCTATTGGCTATGATCTCTCTCCTGAT TCTTCATTTGCGCGATACATGTCGGCACAAGGATTCGATACATGGACTCTTGAGGTTAGAGGTGCTGGGTTGAGCACACATGGAGATAACTTGGAAGAAGATCCTGCAATTAGTGGCGGTAAAAACAGTGCTTCTTCTTCAAGAACATTGGGATTTAGTAACCTGGGTGCCTCTCTTGATACAGAAGGTACTCAATTGGAAAGGGGAGAGCCAGAGGTTGTAGCTAAATTTGAAGAATTACGGCAAACAACTAACTTGATGGATATTTTTCCAAGAATATTTGACAGACTTAAAGATATTCTTGAAGGCCAACAACTTTTAAACTATCGAGAGCGTTTTACTGCCAATCTAGAAGAATTTCAGAAGCAAGTTAAACTCGTTGCCAAGCACGAATGGGACTTCGACCATTATCTAGAAGAGGATGTACCTGCTGCG ATGGAGTACATAAAGGCTCAATGCCAACCAAGAGATGGAAAATTACTGGCAATCGGTCACTCGATGGGGGGCATTTTGTTGTATGCAATGCTATCACGTAGTG GTTTTGATGGACAGGATCCTAGGTTGGCATCGGTTGTTACTTTGGCATCATCGCTCGACTATACACCTTCAAGATCATCTCTCAAGTTGCTTTTACCGCTGGCAA AGCCTGCTCAGGCTTTAAATGTTCCTGTTATCCCAGTTGGACCATTGATGGCTACTGCTTATCCATTTGCAAACTTTCCACCATATATGTTATCTTGGCTAAAGTCTCAGATTTCAGCTCAGGACATGATGAATCAAAAGCTGTTTGACAGGCTTGTTTTAAACAACTTCT GTACCGTGCCTTCTAAGCTTCTCTTGCAATTAACCACTGCCTTCCAGAAAGGCGGTTTACGCGATCGCAATGGAACTTTCTATTACAAGGACCACCTAGGCAAAAGCAAGGTTCCTGTTTTAGCAGTTGCTGGTGACCAAGACCTAATTTGCCCTCCTGAAGCTGTATATG ATACCGCGAAGCTCTTTCCAAAGGATTTGGTTACATACAAAGTCTTTGGGGAGCCTGGAGGACCACATTATGGCCACTACGACTTAGTCGGTAGCCATTTG GTATATCCATGTATAACTGAATTTCTCATTCAACATGACATGCCTTAG
- the LOC140173255 gene encoding secreted RxLR effector protein 161-like, translated as MEGKEVSTTMDYTIKLTKSTVTPLSSIAEYRRLVERLLYLTNTRPDIGYAVERLSQFLNCATDKHFEAAIRVLKYLKNEPALGLMFSSQIDLEPTDFSDSDWGTCSDTRRSISDYCFFIGTFIVSWKSKKQNTVAVSSCEAEYRALAMATKKVHQSALHIVANMMFHERTKHIDMDYHVVRDKWKEQKCCSKLKMVNATDFGLRGGVT; from the exons ATGGAAGGTAAGGAAGTGTCAACTACAATGGATTATACCATCAAACTGACAAAAAGTACCGTAACTCCTCTAAGCTCAATAGCAGAGTATAGAAGACTAGTTGAAAGATTGTTATATCTAACCAATACAAGACCAGATATAGGGTATGCAGTTGAAAGACTAAGCCAATTTTTGAACTGTGCTACTGACAAGCACTTTGAAGCAGCCATAAGGGTACTCAAATATCTCAAGAATGAGCCAGCATTAGGATTGATGTTCTCATCTCAAATAGATTTAGAGCCTACTGATTTCTCGGACAGCGACTGGGGTACATGCTCAGACACTAGAAGATCTATATCGGACTATTGTTTCTTCATAGGAACATTTATTGTATCATGGAAAAGTAAGAAGCAAAATACAGTAGCAGTGTCATCGTGTGAAGCAGAATACAGGGCCCTTGCCATGGCTACTAAAAAAGTACA CCAATCAGCACTGCACATTGTGGCCAATATGATGTTTCATGAGAGAACTAAGCACATAGATATGGATTATCATGTAGTGAGGGATAAATGGAAAGAACAA AAATGTTGCAGCAAACTCAAAATGGTGAATGCCACCGATTTTGGTTTGAGAGGGGGTGTTACCTGA